A window of the Molothrus ater isolate BHLD 08-10-18 breed brown headed cowbird chromosome 16, BPBGC_Mater_1.1, whole genome shotgun sequence genome harbors these coding sequences:
- the LOC118692544 gene encoding cytochrome b-c1 complex subunit 2, mitochondrial isoform X1 — protein MHILGAHSRGTVAPGPRPPQGVTARSAREGATLPQKRFYSLKVAPKVSSSPTAAKVKLSPASQDLEITKLPNGLVIASLENFSPVSRIGVFIKAGSRYETTSNLGTTHLLRLASNLTTKGASSFRITRGIEAVGGSLSVHATRETMAYSVECLRDYVDTVMEYLLNVTTAPEFRPWEVAALQPQLKVDKTIARQNTQVGVLENLHAAAYKNALANPLYCPDYRIGKITSEQLHHFVQNNFTSSRIALVGIGVYHSTLKQVAEQFLNIRSGSGTPGAKAVYKGGEIRKQTGDSLVHAAVVAEGAVVGSPEANAFSVLQYVLGAGPLVKRGSSVTSKLAQGVAKATSQPFDVSAFNVNYSDSGLFGIYTISQAPNAREVIKAALNQVKAVAQGGVTDADVTIAKNQLKANYLMSVETSKGLLNEIGSESLVSGTHTSPSAAAQKIDSVATADVVNAAKKFLSGKKSMAASGDLGNTPFLDEL, from the exons AGTGCCCGGGAGGGGGCGACACTCCCGCAG AAGAGATTTTACTCACTGAAAGTAGCTCCTAAAGTTTCATCTTCACCAACTGCAGCAAAGGTGAAATTATCTCCAGCGTCTCAGGATCTTGAG ATCACAAAATTACCAAATGGCTTAGTTATTGCATCTCTGGAAAACTTTTCTCCTGTTTCAAGAATTGGTGTGTTTATTAAAGCAGGCAGCAGATATGAAACCACCAGTAACCTGGGAACTACTCACCTGCTTCGTCTTGCATCTAATTTG ACTACTAAAGGAGCTTCCTCCTTCCGGATCACTCGTGGCATTGAAGCTGTTGGGGGCAGCCTGAG TGTGCACGCAACGAGGGAGACGATGGCTTACTCTGTTGAGTGTCTGCGAGACTATGT TGATACAGTGATGGAATATCTCCTGAATGTCACCACAGCACCAGAGTTCAGACCATGGGAAGTAGCTGCTCTTCAGCCACAATTAAAAGTTGATAAAACAATTGCACGTCAGAATACTCAAGTTG GAGTGCTGGAAAACTTGCATGCTGCAGCTTATAAAAATGCTCTGGCAAACCCCTTGTATTGCCCAGACTACAGAATtggaaaaattacttctgagCAG CTCCACCATTTTGTACAGAACAATTTCACAAGTTCAAGAATTGCTCTCGTAGGAATAG GTGTATATCACTCTACCTTAAAGCAAGTTGCAGAGCAATTCCTAAATATCCGAAGTGGATCTGGTACTCCTGGTGCAAAGGCTGTTTATAAAGGGG GAGAAATCAGGAAACAGACTGGTGATAGCCTTGTCCATGCTGCTGTTGTAGCAGAAGGAGCTGTTGTTGGGAGCCCAGAAGCAAATGCCTTCAGTGTCCTTCAGTATGTTTTGGGTGCTGGGCCCCTTGTCAAGAGGGGAAGCAGTGTTACCAGCAAATTGGCCCAGGGTGTTGCTAAAGCAACCAGCCAGCCATTTGAT gtttctGCATTTAATGTTAATTACTCTGATTCTGGGCTCTTTGGGATTTATACCATATCCCAGGCTCCAAATGCTAGGGAG gtCATTAAAGCTGCTTTGAACCAGGTGAAGGCAGTTGCTCAGGGTGGTGTCACTGATGCTGATGTCACAATAGCAAA AAATCAGCTGAAAGCCAACTATTTGATGTCAGTGGAGACCTCAAAAGGGTTGCTGAATGAAATTGGCTCTGAGTCCCTGGTTTCTGGCACACACACATccccatctgctgctgctcaaaaAATCGACTCTGTAGCCACTGCTGATGTTGTGAAT GCTGCAAAGAAGTTCCTCAGTGGGAAGAAATCAATGGCAGCTTCTGGGGATTTGGGAAATACTCCTTTTCTTGATGAGTTGTAA
- the LOC118692544 gene encoding cytochrome b-c1 complex subunit 2, mitochondrial isoform X2, producing the protein MKGFPVAACSLSKRFYSLKVAPKVSSSPTAAKVKLSPASQDLEITKLPNGLVIASLENFSPVSRIGVFIKAGSRYETTSNLGTTHLLRLASNLTTKGASSFRITRGIEAVGGSLSVHATRETMAYSVECLRDYVDTVMEYLLNVTTAPEFRPWEVAALQPQLKVDKTIARQNTQVGVLENLHAAAYKNALANPLYCPDYRIGKITSEQLHHFVQNNFTSSRIALVGIGVYHSTLKQVAEQFLNIRSGSGTPGAKAVYKGGEIRKQTGDSLVHAAVVAEGAVVGSPEANAFSVLQYVLGAGPLVKRGSSVTSKLAQGVAKATSQPFDVSAFNVNYSDSGLFGIYTISQAPNAREVIKAALNQVKAVAQGGVTDADVTIAKNQLKANYLMSVETSKGLLNEIGSESLVSGTHTSPSAAAQKIDSVATADVVNAAKKFLSGKKSMAASGDLGNTPFLDEL; encoded by the exons ATGAAGGGGTTCCCGGTGGCCGCTTGCTCCCTCTCG AAGAGATTTTACTCACTGAAAGTAGCTCCTAAAGTTTCATCTTCACCAACTGCAGCAAAGGTGAAATTATCTCCAGCGTCTCAGGATCTTGAG ATCACAAAATTACCAAATGGCTTAGTTATTGCATCTCTGGAAAACTTTTCTCCTGTTTCAAGAATTGGTGTGTTTATTAAAGCAGGCAGCAGATATGAAACCACCAGTAACCTGGGAACTACTCACCTGCTTCGTCTTGCATCTAATTTG ACTACTAAAGGAGCTTCCTCCTTCCGGATCACTCGTGGCATTGAAGCTGTTGGGGGCAGCCTGAG TGTGCACGCAACGAGGGAGACGATGGCTTACTCTGTTGAGTGTCTGCGAGACTATGT TGATACAGTGATGGAATATCTCCTGAATGTCACCACAGCACCAGAGTTCAGACCATGGGAAGTAGCTGCTCTTCAGCCACAATTAAAAGTTGATAAAACAATTGCACGTCAGAATACTCAAGTTG GAGTGCTGGAAAACTTGCATGCTGCAGCTTATAAAAATGCTCTGGCAAACCCCTTGTATTGCCCAGACTACAGAATtggaaaaattacttctgagCAG CTCCACCATTTTGTACAGAACAATTTCACAAGTTCAAGAATTGCTCTCGTAGGAATAG GTGTATATCACTCTACCTTAAAGCAAGTTGCAGAGCAATTCCTAAATATCCGAAGTGGATCTGGTACTCCTGGTGCAAAGGCTGTTTATAAAGGGG GAGAAATCAGGAAACAGACTGGTGATAGCCTTGTCCATGCTGCTGTTGTAGCAGAAGGAGCTGTTGTTGGGAGCCCAGAAGCAAATGCCTTCAGTGTCCTTCAGTATGTTTTGGGTGCTGGGCCCCTTGTCAAGAGGGGAAGCAGTGTTACCAGCAAATTGGCCCAGGGTGTTGCTAAAGCAACCAGCCAGCCATTTGAT gtttctGCATTTAATGTTAATTACTCTGATTCTGGGCTCTTTGGGATTTATACCATATCCCAGGCTCCAAATGCTAGGGAG gtCATTAAAGCTGCTTTGAACCAGGTGAAGGCAGTTGCTCAGGGTGGTGTCACTGATGCTGATGTCACAATAGCAAA AAATCAGCTGAAAGCCAACTATTTGATGTCAGTGGAGACCTCAAAAGGGTTGCTGAATGAAATTGGCTCTGAGTCCCTGGTTTCTGGCACACACACATccccatctgctgctgctcaaaaAATCGACTCTGTAGCCACTGCTGATGTTGTGAAT GCTGCAAAGAAGTTCCTCAGTGGGAAGAAATCAATGGCAGCTTCTGGGGATTTGGGAAATACTCCTTTTCTTGATGAGTTGTAA